AGCGGTTGCCGCCATCAAGGGCGAGTGAAATGCTGCACTCACATTCAACGGCATAATTTTCTTGGCTCCAGCAGCTTTGGCTTGCTCACTAGCCGCCGCAACCGCCGCACTGGCCCCGCTAATCACCAACTGGCCATGGGCATTTTGATTGGCCACGACACACGCGCCAAATTCGCTCACATTGGTGCAAACTGCTTCGAGCGGCGCAAGATCAAGCCCAATTACTGCGGCCATCGCGCCTTCGCTCGCTTGAGCCATCAACTCACCGCGTTGGCGCACCAAGCGCAGGGCCGTGGCAAAATCGAGGGCCTTGGCGGCTACCAAGGCACTATATTCGCCCAACGAATGACCAGCAACAATGCTTGGATGAAGCTCCACGCCAGCCTCAGCAATTGCCGCCAACAAGGCCACGCTGACTGTCAGCAAGGCTGGTTGGGTATTTTCAGTCGCAGTTAAATCAGCTTCAGGCCCATCAAAGCACAAGCCCGCTAGATCAAAACCAAGCACGGCTTCGGCTTCGGCAAAAATCGCGCGTGCTGCTGGCGATTGTTCATAGACCTCGCGGCCCATGCCAATTTTTTGCGAGCCTTGTCCTGGAAAAAGCAATCCGATTGTCATTGGTTATCTTTCTATTATTACGAGGGGTCAGGGGCTAGGGACTAGGAGCCAGGTTTAGATTTAGAAATGCAACGAAATAATTCGTGCCTAAAAACTGATCCCTGACCCCTAGCACCTGACCCCTCGTCGCTACTTTCCGCCCCACACCAACACGCCCGAAGCCCAGGTCAGGCCGCCGCCAAAGGCAGTCAACAAAATCGTATCGCCAGGCTGCATGCGTCCAGCATCGGCGGCTTCGGCGATCGCTACGGGCAGAGTGGCAGCAGAAGTATTGCCATATTCTTGAATATTGACAAAGACTTGATCCATCGACACATTCAGGCGTTTAGCGACGGCTTCGATAATGCGTAAATTGGCTTGATGCGGCACGACCAATTGCACATCGGCAGTTGTTTTGCCAACTTGGGCCAACACATGCAACGAACTATCGACCATTGAGCGCACCGCATACTTAAACACTTCCGAGCCATTCATCTGAATATATTGTTCAGACTGATCAAGCCGCTCGTGAGTTGCAGGGTACAGCGTCGCGCCAGCTTTGATCCACAATAATTCGGCAGTATCGGGAATTGCCCCAAGCTTGTAAGATTGCAAACCGCGCTCTTGTTCGGTTGCTTCGAGGATGACAGCCCCTGCAGCATCGCCGAAAATCACGCAGGTATTACGATCTTGCCAATTTAAAAATGGCGAGATCGTTTCTGCACCGCAGAGTAATACTTTACCCACACCGCCGCCGCGAATCATGGCTGTGACAGCGCTGAGGGCATATAAAAAGCCACAGCATGCGGCATTCATATCCATCACACCAGCATTGATCGCGCCGAGTTTGGTTTGAACTAAGGCGGCAGTTGAGGGCAAAAGTAAATCGGGCGAAGTTGTGGCCACGACAATCAAATCAAGTTCTTCGGGTTTTACGCCAGCTTTATCAAGGGCAATCCGGGCGGCGCGTGCCGACATATCCGAGGTAGCTTGGCCTTCGGCAACGATATGGCGGCGCTGAATGCCGGTACGCGATTGAATCCATTCATCATTGGTATCGACAATTTGTTCAAGTTCTTGGTTTGTAAGCACACGATCGGGAGCGTAGCGCCCCCAACCAGTAATAGCTGCATTCATTACAAAACACTCCCGTGGTGAAGCCGTTTCATGCTGCACTGCACAATAACGCGCCTAAAATGCGAAAGGGACGAGAACCATTGGTCTCGACCCTTTCGCTGCTTCGCTGCCAACCATGGCTTATGCTTCAGCATTGTCCTTCTTGAGGTATTGGCGACCTTTGTAGGTACCGCAGTTCAAGCAAACGCGATGTGGGCGGCGATAGCCACCACAGTTTGGACAAGCCGACAATGAAGGTGCGGTCAAAGCAAGATGTTGGCGGCGGTGCCCGCGTTGTTCGCGGGTAATTTTACGACGTGGCAATGCGCCCATGAGAAACTAGGCTCCTTTCAGCAATTGTTTGAGCGCGGCAAGGCGCTCATCGATCACTTGATCGTCCAAATTATCGGCTTCAGGGTTATCGTTGAGGTTTTGGCCATCGAACGACAAACCACG
This genomic interval from Herpetosiphon gulosus contains the following:
- the rpmF gene encoding 50S ribosomal protein L32, which produces MGALPRRKITREQRGHRRQHLALTAPSLSACPNCGGYRRPHRVCLNCGTYKGRQYLKKDNAEA
- a CDS encoding beta-ketoacyl-ACP synthase III; its protein translation is MNAAITGWGRYAPDRVLTNQELEQIVDTNDEWIQSRTGIQRRHIVAEGQATSDMSARAARIALDKAGVKPEELDLIVVATTSPDLLLPSTAALVQTKLGAINAGVMDMNAACCGFLYALSAVTAMIRGGGVGKVLLCGAETISPFLNWQDRNTCVIFGDAAGAVILEATEQERGLQSYKLGAIPDTAELLWIKAGATLYPATHERLDQSEQYIQMNGSEVFKYAVRSMVDSSLHVLAQVGKTTADVQLVVPHQANLRIIEAVAKRLNVSMDQVFVNIQEYGNTSAATLPVAIAEAADAGRMQPGDTILLTAFGGGLTWASGVLVWGGK
- the fabD gene encoding ACP S-malonyltransferase, with protein sequence MTIGLLFPGQGSQKIGMGREVYEQSPAARAIFAEAEAVLGFDLAGLCFDGPEADLTATENTQPALLTVSVALLAAIAEAGVELHPSIVAGHSLGEYSALVAAKALDFATALRLVRQRGELMAQASEGAMAAVIGLDLAPLEAVCTNVSEFGACVVANQNAHGQLVISGASAAVAAASEQAKAAGAKKIMPLNVSAAFHSPLMAATAAGLAPALAAAAMSAAHVPLIANSTAQPIQSAEDLRAELIAQITAPVRWIATIEQAAAMGVQTVIEIGAGSVLTGLVKRIDPNLQRLNIANFDDIAKIGEYNNAQ